From Aerosticca soli, a single genomic window includes:
- a CDS encoding ISL3 family transposase, which translates to MAEQACMARLGGWTGYRVGKWRHELRRQQRWLVIELEPTPGAQRQCTGCGQAVVAIHDWTMRRIRELPVFGAPVELHVPRLRLACQGCGPRLEQLDWLDPHARVTRRLADSVARLCAVTSVLHAARWHGIDWKTAKAIDWRALERDLGPVDLEGVRRIAMDEFAIQKGHRYATVVVDVERKRVLWVGRGRSRVEIRPFFERLGPARCARIEAVAMDMNTAFDLEVRQHCPNARVVYDLFHVVAKYGREVIGRVRVDAANQLRHDKPARRVVKRAHWLLLRNPRRLKEAEHIRLDEVLAANRPLMTAYVMKEQLKALWNAPTAWAWRAAWKQWLRHAQESGIPALTHFAQCLKPYWRGILSRVRWPLHTGLLEGINNKIKVIKRIAYGYRDDAYFFLKIRAAFPGVG; encoded by the coding sequence GTGGCCGAGCAGGCTTGTATGGCCCGTCTGGGCGGCTGGACGGGATACCGAGTTGGCAAGTGGCGTCATGAGCTGCGCAGGCAGCAGCGCTGGCTGGTGATCGAGTTGGAGCCGACGCCGGGGGCGCAGCGGCAATGCACGGGCTGTGGGCAGGCGGTCGTGGCCATCCATGACTGGACGATGCGGCGCATTCGCGAGTTGCCCGTGTTCGGTGCGCCGGTGGAGCTGCACGTGCCGCGTCTTCGGCTGGCTTGCCAGGGCTGCGGGCCGCGGCTGGAACAGTTGGACTGGCTGGATCCGCATGCGCGGGTAACGCGGCGTCTGGCCGACAGCGTGGCCCGGCTGTGCGCGGTGACGTCGGTGCTGCACGCGGCGCGTTGGCATGGCATCGACTGGAAGACGGCCAAGGCCATCGACTGGCGGGCACTGGAGCGCGATCTGGGGCCGGTGGATCTGGAGGGCGTGCGCCGGATCGCCATGGACGAGTTCGCGATCCAGAAGGGCCATCGCTACGCCACCGTGGTGGTCGATGTGGAGCGCAAGCGGGTGCTGTGGGTGGGGCGCGGCCGTTCGCGAGTCGAGATCAGGCCGTTCTTCGAACGGCTCGGACCGGCGCGTTGCGCACGCATCGAGGCCGTGGCCATGGACATGAACACGGCGTTCGACCTGGAAGTGCGCCAGCACTGCCCGAATGCCCGCGTGGTGTACGACCTGTTCCACGTGGTCGCCAAGTACGGACGCGAGGTGATTGGCCGGGTGCGGGTGGACGCGGCCAATCAGCTGCGTCACGACAAGCCGGCGCGCCGAGTGGTCAAGCGCGCCCACTGGCTGCTGCTGCGCAATCCTCGGCGCCTGAAGGAAGCCGAACACATCCGGCTGGACGAGGTGCTGGCGGCCAACCGGCCGCTGATGACGGCCTACGTGATGAAAGAACAGCTCAAGGCGCTGTGGAACGCACCGACAGCCTGGGCGTGGCGGGCAGCCTGGAAACAGTGGCTACGCCATGCCCAGGAAAGCGGTATCCCCGCCCTGACCCACTTCGCTCAATGCCTCAAACCTTACTGGCGCGGCATCCTCAGCCGGGTGCGCTGGCCCCTGCATACCGGCCTGCTCGAAGGCATCAACAACAAGATCAAGGTCATCAAGCGCATCGCCTACGGCTACCGCGATGACGCCTACTTCTTCCTCAAGATCCGGGCGGCCTTCCCCGGAGTTGGGTGA
- the ftsH gene encoding ATP-dependent zinc metalloprotease FtsH, translating into MNEMAKNLLLWVIIAVVLLTVYQSFNPHGGSSDLPYSSFVQNVDNGNVASASISADNPATITGKLKDGSAFRTVAPVLGFSTNGVVKQMQDKGVVITQEPPSNGLTLVSLLLNWLPMILIIGAFVWFMRQMQAGAGGRGAMSFGRSRAKLQGEDQVKVTFNDVAGCDEAKEEVGELVEFLRDPGKFQKLGGKIPRGVLMVGPPGTGKTLLAKAIAGEAKVPFFSISGSDFVEMFVGVGASRVRDMFEQAKKHAPCIIFIDEIDAVGRHRGAGLGGGHDEREQTLNQLLVEMDGFEGTEGIIVIAATNRPDVLDPALLRPGRFDRQVVVGLPDVKGREQILKVHMRKLPIASDVNAMTIARGTPGFSGADLANLVNEAALFAARENAREVRMSHFDRARDKILMGTERRSMVMSEEEKRLTAYHEAGHAIVGRLVPEHDPVYKVTIIPRGRALGVTQFLPENDKYSMNRVAIESQLCSLYGGRVAEALIFGEDKVTTGASNDIERATRIARNMVTKWGLSDVLGPMAYGEEEDEVFLGRAVTQHKNVSDETARKIDEEVRSILEHAYARTRQLLTDNIDKLHLMADALLQYETIDAQQIDEIMAGRVPGPPADWSKTPLTGSSVPPPPPSRGDAGSAKVGDPAPQSR; encoded by the coding sequence ATGAACGAAATGGCAAAGAATCTGTTGCTCTGGGTGATCATCGCGGTGGTGTTGCTCACCGTGTACCAGAGTTTCAACCCGCACGGCGGCTCGTCCGATCTGCCCTACAGCAGCTTCGTGCAGAACGTCGACAACGGCAACGTGGCCAGCGCCAGCATCAGCGCCGACAACCCCGCGACCATCACCGGCAAGCTCAAGGACGGCAGCGCGTTCCGCACCGTGGCGCCGGTGCTGGGCTTTTCCACCAACGGCGTGGTCAAGCAGATGCAGGACAAGGGCGTGGTGATCACCCAGGAGCCGCCCAGCAACGGGCTCACCCTGGTCAGCCTGCTGCTCAACTGGCTGCCGATGATCCTCATCATCGGTGCTTTCGTCTGGTTCATGCGGCAGATGCAGGCCGGCGCCGGCGGGCGCGGCGCGATGAGCTTCGGCCGCTCGCGCGCCAAGCTGCAGGGCGAGGACCAGGTCAAGGTGACTTTCAACGACGTCGCCGGCTGCGACGAGGCCAAGGAGGAGGTCGGCGAGCTGGTCGAGTTCCTGCGCGATCCGGGCAAGTTCCAGAAGCTCGGCGGCAAGATTCCCCGCGGCGTGCTGATGGTCGGGCCGCCCGGCACCGGCAAGACGCTGCTGGCCAAGGCCATCGCCGGCGAGGCCAAGGTGCCGTTCTTCTCGATCTCTGGCTCGGACTTCGTCGAGATGTTCGTCGGCGTCGGCGCCAGCCGCGTGCGCGACATGTTCGAGCAGGCCAAGAAGCATGCGCCGTGCATCATCTTCATCGACGAGATCGACGCCGTCGGTCGTCATCGCGGCGCGGGCTTGGGTGGCGGTCACGACGAGCGCGAACAGACCCTCAACCAGCTGCTGGTCGAGATGGACGGTTTCGAGGGTACCGAGGGCATCATCGTCATCGCCGCCACCAACCGCCCGGACGTGCTCGACCCGGCCTTGCTGCGTCCCGGGCGTTTCGATCGCCAGGTGGTGGTCGGATTGCCGGACGTGAAGGGGCGCGAGCAGATCCTCAAGGTGCACATGCGCAAGCTGCCGATCGCCAGCGACGTCAACGCCATGACCATCGCCCGCGGCACCCCGGGGTTCTCGGGCGCTGACCTTGCCAACCTGGTCAACGAGGCGGCGTTGTTCGCCGCGCGCGAGAATGCACGCGAGGTGCGCATGAGCCATTTCGACCGCGCGCGCGACAAGATCCTGATGGGTACCGAACGCCGCTCCATGGTGATGAGCGAGGAGGAAAAGCGGCTCACTGCCTACCACGAGGCCGGCCACGCCATCGTCGGCCGGCTGGTGCCCGAGCATGATCCGGTCTACAAGGTGACGATCATCCCGCGTGGCCGTGCGCTCGGCGTTACCCAGTTCCTGCCCGAGAACGACAAGTACAGCATGAACCGCGTCGCGATCGAGTCGCAGCTGTGCTCGCTCTATGGCGGCCGCGTGGCCGAGGCGTTGATCTTCGGCGAGGACAAGGTCACCACCGGCGCGTCCAACGACATCGAACGCGCCACCCGCATCGCGCGCAACATGGTGACCAAGTGGGGCCTGTCCGACGTGCTCGGTCCGATGGCCTACGGCGAGGAAGAGGACGAGGTGTTCCTGGGCCGCGCCGTCACCCAGCACAAGAATGTTTCCGACGAGACGGCGCGCAAGATCGACGAGGAAGTGCGCTCCATCCTCGAGCATGCCTATGCGCGCACGCGCCAGCTGCTCACCGACAATATCGACAAGCTGCATCTGATGGCCGATGCCCTGCTGCAGTATGAAACCATCGACGCGCAGCAGATCGACGAGATCATGGCCGGCCGGGTGCCGGGTCCGCCTGCCGATTGGAGCAAGACGCCGCTGACCGGCTCGTCCGTGCCGCCGCCGCCACCGTCGCGCGGCGATGCCGGCTCGGCGAAGGTCGGTGATCCGGCGCCGCAGAGTCGTTGA
- a CDS encoding LapA family protein: MILILAAAAGVAVGALNATLVDYDLGFAVVRWPKGAVLLVALVIGWLLGGLTAWLGMRLQRRNRTPKDGRRRRAATSA, translated from the coding sequence TTGATCTTGATACTGGCGGCGGCCGCGGGCGTAGCGGTGGGTGCCCTCAATGCCACGCTGGTCGACTACGACCTCGGTTTCGCGGTCGTCCGTTGGCCCAAGGGGGCCGTCCTGCTCGTCGCGCTGGTGATCGGCTGGTTGCTGGGCGGGCTGACCGCCTGGCTCGGCATGCGGCTGCAGCGTCGTAACCGCACGCCCAAGGATGGGCGTCGCCGCCGCGCCGCGACCTCGGCATGA
- the lapB gene encoding lipopolysaccharide assembly protein LapB → MNLPYLLALLIPVAFLAGWLAARRAAAYRSDVQVSALSSDYFRGLNYLLNEEQDKAIEVFLKLAEYNRDTVETHLALGNLFRRRGEVDRAIRVHQHLVSRPGLTEEMKTVALLELGEDYMRAGLLDRAETLFSDLVAMNAHAPSALRHLVAIYQHERDWHKAIEHARRLEAMTGESEAQTIAQFYCELAERARQHGAYAEARDYLRQAFACQVDCVRAYMLTGRLHAENGEHAEAVEAYEKAVAADVAFVPDILPPLLHSYARSQQMERAERFLRELLTRYHGISPVLALVRLYERRDGERAAIDFLTSQLRQRPSVRGLMALIDATLDKVDGEARENFLILRDLTRKLLEGQAMYRCSRCGFGAKAHHWQCPSCKSWGTIRPIHGVANE, encoded by the coding sequence ATGAACCTTCCATACCTGCTTGCCTTGCTGATCCCGGTGGCGTTCCTGGCCGGCTGGCTGGCCGCCAGGCGTGCTGCGGCCTACCGCTCGGACGTGCAGGTCAGTGCGCTGTCCTCTGATTATTTTCGTGGACTCAACTACCTGCTCAACGAGGAGCAGGACAAGGCGATCGAGGTCTTCCTGAAGCTCGCCGAATACAACCGTGACACGGTGGAGACCCATCTCGCCCTCGGCAATCTGTTCCGCCGCCGTGGCGAGGTCGATCGCGCCATCCGCGTGCACCAGCATCTGGTATCGCGGCCGGGCCTCACCGAGGAAATGAAGACGGTGGCCTTGCTCGAGCTCGGTGAGGACTACATGCGTGCCGGGCTGCTCGATCGCGCGGAGACACTGTTCTCCGATCTCGTCGCCATGAACGCGCATGCGCCCTCGGCGTTGCGCCATCTGGTCGCGATCTACCAGCACGAGCGCGACTGGCACAAGGCGATCGAACACGCGCGGCGTCTCGAGGCGATGACCGGCGAGTCGGAGGCGCAGACCATCGCCCAGTTCTATTGCGAACTGGCCGAACGCGCCCGCCAGCATGGCGCCTATGCGGAAGCGCGTGACTATCTGCGCCAGGCGTTTGCCTGTCAGGTCGATTGCGTGCGGGCCTACATGCTCACCGGGCGCCTGCATGCCGAGAACGGCGAGCACGCCGAGGCCGTGGAAGCCTATGAAAAGGCGGTGGCGGCTGATGTTGCCTTCGTGCCCGATATCCTGCCGCCGCTGCTGCACAGCTATGCGCGCTCGCAGCAGATGGAACGGGCCGAGCGTTTTCTGCGCGAGCTGCTGACCCGCTACCACGGCATTTCGCCGGTGCTGGCGCTGGTACGGCTCTACGAACGGCGCGACGGCGAGCGGGCGGCGATCGATTTCCTGACCTCGCAGCTGCGCCAGCGGCCTTCGGTACGCGGCCTGATGGCTTTGATCGACGCCACGCTCGACAAGGTCGATGGCGAGGCGCGGGAGAATTTCCTCATCCTGCGTGATCTCACCCGCAAATTGCTCGAAGGGCAGGCCATGTATCGCTGCAGCCGTTGCGGCTTCGGCGCCAAGGCGCATCACTGGCAATGCCCGAGCTGCAAGAGCTGGGGCACCATCCGGCCGATTCATGGCGTGGCCAACGAGTGA
- the yhbY gene encoding ribosome assembly RNA-binding protein YhbY, whose amino-acid sequence MNRHCRMPLSSSQRRYLRGLAHELSPVILLGAKGASAAVLAELDRALLQHELVKVKLAGDREERAAQADVLLEGTGAEAVQQIGHMLVLFRRNEDEPKLALPR is encoded by the coding sequence ATGAACCGTCATTGCCGCATGCCGCTCTCCTCCTCGCAGCGCCGCTATCTGCGCGGTCTCGCCCATGAACTCTCGCCGGTGATCCTGCTCGGCGCCAAGGGCGCGAGCGCGGCCGTGCTGGCCGAGCTCGATCGTGCCCTGCTGCAGCACGAGCTGGTCAAGGTGAAACTGGCCGGCGATCGCGAGGAGCGCGCGGCGCAGGCCGATGTGCTGCTGGAAGGCACAGGCGCGGAAGCCGTGCAGCAGATCGGACACATGCTGGTGCTGTTTCGTCGCAACGAGGACGAGCCTAAACTGGCCCTGCCGCGCTGA
- the rlmE gene encoding 23S rRNA (uridine(2552)-2'-O)-methyltransferase RlmE: protein MARSKSSSRWLREHFNDPYVKKAQAEGLRSRAVYKLEELIERDRLLKPGMQVVDLGAAPGGWSQLVRRELGDTGRVIALDVLPMPGIAGVDFIQGDFREEAVLRALEEQLGGRQVDLVLSDMAPNMSGVALSDQIRAMELAELALDFCRHWLRPGGAFLVKLFQGAGFDDYLRSLRAEFARVTMRKPKASRARSREVYALAQGLHGRGGFPDEKQA, encoded by the coding sequence ATGGCCCGCAGCAAGAGCAGTTCCCGCTGGCTGCGGGAACATTTCAACGATCCCTACGTCAAGAAGGCGCAGGCCGAGGGGCTGCGTTCCCGCGCCGTCTACAAGCTCGAGGAACTCATCGAGCGCGACCGTCTGCTCAAACCCGGCATGCAGGTGGTGGATCTGGGCGCCGCGCCGGGCGGTTGGTCGCAATTGGTGCGTCGCGAACTCGGCGATACCGGCCGGGTGATCGCGCTGGACGTCTTGCCCATGCCGGGCATCGCCGGGGTGGACTTCATCCAGGGCGATTTCCGCGAGGAAGCCGTGCTGCGGGCACTGGAAGAGCAGCTCGGCGGCCGGCAGGTCGATCTTGTGCTGTCGGACATGGCCCCCAATATGAGTGGCGTGGCTCTGTCGGACCAGATACGTGCCATGGAGTTGGCCGAACTGGCACTGGATTTCTGTCGGCATTGGCTGCGTCCGGGCGGCGCGTTCCTGGTCAAGCTGTTCCAGGGCGCCGGGTTCGACGACTACTTGCGCAGCTTGCGTGCGGAGTTCGCCCGCGTGACCATGCGTAAACCCAAGGCCTCCCGTGCGCGTTCGCGAGAGGTCTACGCACTCGCCCAGGGCCTGCATGGCCGGGGCGGGTTTCCTGATGAGAAGCAGGCATGA
- a CDS encoding glycosyl transferase family 4, with protein sequence MKIGLWPLLTCLLAWFGVRLAIAYARRRGLFDQPGQRRSHQVPTPRGGGIGVVAALAVGLAGLWLANPTDVAGVSMAALLVALLAVALIGWWDDHRPLGIVPRLIVQWAAAGLFVLAWLDHAAWGWLPVWMLLGVWSINLHNFMDGIDGLLAQQGVFVGAGIAWLAWGAGSPTLAGMAACLAAACLGFWYYNRAPARIFMGDVGSGSIGFMVFALTAMLWRVRHELLWPALVLSSAFAMDAGLTLALRMLRGRRWYAAHREHLYQWLVRRGFTHAGSSGLYLTWNLCVALPLAIIAALHPPVAWAVCLLTYLLAALGWWQARRMLYRRKSHVPA encoded by the coding sequence ATGAAGATCGGGCTCTGGCCGCTCTTGACCTGTCTGCTCGCGTGGTTCGGCGTGCGCCTGGCAATCGCCTATGCGCGCCGGCGCGGGCTCTTCGATCAGCCCGGACAACGACGCTCGCACCAGGTGCCTACGCCACGCGGCGGCGGTATCGGCGTGGTGGCGGCCTTGGCCGTCGGGCTTGCGGGTCTGTGGTTGGCCAATCCGACGGATGTCGCCGGTGTCTCGATGGCGGCGTTGCTGGTCGCCTTGCTCGCGGTGGCCCTGATCGGCTGGTGGGATGATCACCGCCCCCTCGGCATCGTGCCGCGCCTCATCGTGCAGTGGGCGGCAGCCGGCCTCTTCGTGCTGGCCTGGCTCGACCATGCGGCCTGGGGGTGGTTGCCGGTGTGGATGCTGCTCGGGGTCTGGAGCATCAACCTGCACAATTTCATGGATGGCATCGACGGCCTGCTGGCGCAGCAGGGCGTCTTCGTCGGTGCGGGCATCGCCTGGCTGGCCTGGGGAGCGGGCAGTCCCACGCTTGCCGGCATGGCTGCCTGTCTGGCCGCGGCGTGCCTGGGCTTCTGGTACTACAACCGTGCACCGGCCCGCATTTTCATGGGCGACGTGGGCAGCGGCAGCATCGGTTTCATGGTTTTCGCCCTTACCGCCATGCTCTGGCGTGTCAGGCACGAGTTGCTGTGGCCCGCGCTCGTCCTGAGTTCAGCTTTTGCGATGGATGCCGGCCTCACGCTGGCTTTACGCATGCTGCGCGGAAGGCGCTGGTATGCTGCCCATCGTGAGCATTTGTACCAATGGCTGGTGCGGCGTGGATTCACGCATGCAGGGAGTTCGGGTTTGTATCTGACATGGAATCTGTGCGTGGCACTGCCGCTGGCGATCATCGCCGCGCTGCATCCGCCGGTAGCTTGGGCAGTGTGCCTGTTGACCTATCTACTGGCCGCGCTGGGATGGTGGCAAGCCCGTCGCATGCTGTATCGGCGCAAATCCCATGTCCCTGCGTAA